The proteins below are encoded in one region of Neisseria bacilliformis:
- a CDS encoding phage neck terminator protein — MAATLDDIYTEVRAMLLGLFSCEVVRGYSNNVPLPKPPFVVMNILNEAAAATNEHAYAVADETAAVSRQSEIQMQLDFYGAEAGQMAQKTVLLWRDFYACERLKSCQPLYADPARFMPLTNEESEYEERWMTTVHLAYAPQAEHPQQFVNAFDLTLIQP, encoded by the coding sequence ATGGCGGCAACATTAGACGATATTTACACCGAAGTCCGGGCAATGCTGCTCGGGCTTTTTTCGTGCGAAGTGGTGCGCGGATATAGCAACAACGTACCGTTGCCCAAGCCGCCGTTTGTGGTGATGAACATCCTGAACGAAGCCGCCGCTGCCACCAACGAACACGCTTACGCCGTGGCGGATGAAACCGCTGCCGTTTCGCGCCAATCAGAAATACAGATGCAGCTTGATTTCTACGGCGCAGAAGCCGGGCAGATGGCGCAGAAAACCGTTTTGCTTTGGCGCGATTTTTACGCCTGCGAACGGCTGAAATCCTGCCAGCCGCTATATGCCGACCCCGCACGCTTCATGCCGCTCACCAACGAAGAGAGCGAATATGAAGAACGATGGATGACCACCGTTCATCTGGCCTATGCGCCACAGGCAGAACACCCGCAGCAGTTTGTAAACGCTTTTGATTTAACCCTGATCCAACCGTAA